One genomic segment of Erysipelotrichaceae bacterium 66202529 includes these proteins:
- a CDS encoding PRD domain-containing protein, whose amino-acid sequence MRIHKILNNNVVVVLDGNDKEQVVMGRGLAFKKKCGDEIDPKAVDKVFTMHNPDTNNKFQELVASIPLDYMLLVEDIISFAKTNIGKKINDSIYISLADHIFMSITRHQEGIEVKNALLWDIKRFYKEEFSIGLQALEMIQKQTGIRLPDDEAGFIALHFVNSEMEENPDRIEDMYTITKVMQEISNIVKYYFKFEFNEESVYYYRFVTHLKFFAQRLVTNKTYKENDEDDLLDVIKAKYKNAYGCVETIKKYLIDQYDYVLSDEEMLYLTIHIARVVYENER is encoded by the coding sequence ATGAGGATACATAAAATTCTAAACAACAATGTTGTTGTTGTACTGGACGGCAATGACAAAGAGCAGGTTGTTATGGGGCGCGGACTTGCTTTCAAAAAAAAGTGTGGGGATGAGATTGATCCGAAAGCAGTGGATAAGGTTTTCACGATGCATAATCCAGACACGAATAATAAATTTCAGGAGCTTGTCGCCAGTATTCCTCTGGATTACATGCTGCTTGTTGAGGATATCATCAGCTTTGCTAAAACGAATATTGGAAAGAAAATCAATGATTCTATTTATATTTCTCTGGCTGATCATATCTTTATGTCTATTACAAGACATCAAGAAGGAATCGAAGTAAAAAATGCATTACTCTGGGATATCAAACGTTTTTACAAAGAGGAATTCAGTATCGGACTACAGGCATTGGAAATGATTCAAAAGCAGACAGGGATACGCCTTCCTGATGATGAAGCAGGATTTATCGCCCTTCATTTTGTAAATTCTGAGATGGAGGAGAATCCGGATAGGATAGAGGATATGTATACAATTACTAAGGTTATGCAGGAAATATCCAATATCGTGAAATATTATTTCAAATTTGAATTTAACGAAGAATCTGTATACTATTATCGTTTTGTGACGCATCTGAAATTTTTTGCACAGCGTCTGGTTACCAATAAGACATATAAGGAAAATGATGAGGATGATTTGCTGGATGTTATAAAGGCGAAATACAAAAATGCGTATGGCTGCGTCGAAACCATTAAGAAGTACCTGATAGACCAGTATGATTATGTGCTGAGTGATGAGGAAATGTTATATCTGACCATTCACATTGCACGTGTTGTATATGAAAATGAACGGTAA
- a CDS encoding PTS beta-glucoside transporter subunit IIABC (phosphoenolpyruvate-dependent sugar phosphotransferase system; catalyzes the phosphorylation of incoming sugar substrates concomitant with their translocation across the cell membrane; IIB is phosphorylated by IIA and then transfers the phosphoryl group to the sugar; IIC forms the translocation channel) gives MGKYEQLAKDIIKNVGGKSNINSVTHCITRLRFKLKDESKANDDVLKNMDGVVTIMHSAGQYQVVIGNHVPNVYADVCEVAGINGDAPAENTDETKGFLNRFIDIISGCFQPILGPLSAAGVIKGINAILIFALGTAYSNSGTYTVLNAIGDTVFYFLPVLLGYSAAKKFKLNPVVGIIIGAALCYPSIQKSTLAAAGDIMGTIPMLGDYYIDFLGIPFVAGNYTSTVIPVVCIAAFAGYLQKLAKKFIPEMLQGLFVPFFVLIISLPIGLMVIGPVVSILTSILSEAVTSMYNFSPIISGAVIGFFWQILVMFGLHWAFTPLLLINLTTNGFDMLLSPSFGCSFAQTAVMTAMYIKMKDKKKKSLALSAVVSGFMGVTEPAIYGFSLPARKPFLFSMIGGGVSGLIFAVLEGKRYTTGGFGFFGVLNYISPEGDPSSMYASFICIAVAMVIGFVLTFFFWNDESPVIEEPSNAFSKFKTDKDVVVSPIAGEVLPLASVKDSAFAQGALGKGVCIVPANGRVTAPIDGTITTLFHTLHAIGITGDSGVEVLIHIGLDTVQLDGKGFISHVKQGDKVKKGQLLLDVDIDAIQKAGFSTDTPVIITNSNDLLDVIETDSKNINNGDELITVLF, from the coding sequence ATGGGAAAATATGAACAATTAGCAAAAGACATTATAAAGAATGTCGGAGGCAAAAGTAACATCAACTCAGTAACACACTGTATTACGCGTTTACGTTTTAAGCTGAAGGATGAATCGAAAGCAAATGATGATGTGCTTAAAAACATGGATGGTGTTGTTACTATCATGCATTCTGCCGGACAGTATCAGGTGGTTATCGGAAATCATGTTCCAAATGTGTACGCGGATGTCTGCGAGGTGGCCGGAATCAATGGTGATGCTCCAGCAGAGAATACAGATGAAACTAAGGGCTTTCTAAACAGATTCATTGATATTATCAGTGGATGCTTTCAGCCAATACTGGGACCTTTATCTGCAGCCGGTGTTATTAAAGGTATCAATGCAATCCTGATCTTTGCGTTGGGAACAGCCTATTCCAATAGTGGAACTTATACTGTTTTAAATGCTATCGGAGATACGGTGTTTTACTTTCTGCCTGTCCTGCTGGGGTACTCTGCAGCTAAGAAATTTAAGCTGAATCCAGTCGTTGGCATAATTATTGGTGCAGCATTATGTTATCCGTCAATTCAGAAATCAACTCTGGCAGCAGCTGGAGACATTATGGGCACTATTCCAATGCTGGGAGATTACTATATTGACTTTCTGGGAATTCCATTTGTAGCTGGTAATTATACCAGTACAGTGATTCCTGTAGTCTGCATTGCGGCATTTGCCGGATATCTGCAAAAGCTTGCAAAGAAATTTATTCCTGAAATGTTGCAGGGATTATTTGTGCCTTTCTTTGTGTTGATTATAAGCTTACCAATCGGTCTAATGGTAATTGGGCCTGTTGTTTCTATATTAACAAGTATTTTATCTGAAGCAGTAACATCAATGTACAACTTCTCTCCTATTATTTCCGGAGCCGTAATCGGATTTTTCTGGCAGATTCTAGTTATGTTTGGATTGCATTGGGCATTCACACCGTTGCTGCTAATCAATCTGACGACAAACGGCTTTGATATGCTGTTATCTCCTTCCTTTGGCTGCTCCTTTGCACAGACGGCAGTTATGACGGCAATGTATATCAAGATGAAAGATAAAAAGAAAAAAAGCCTTGCATTATCTGCTGTGGTTTCCGGTTTCATGGGTGTTACAGAGCCTGCTATTTATGGTTTCTCTTTACCAGCGAGAAAACCGTTCCTGTTCTCTATGATTGGTGGAGGTGTAAGTGGTCTGATATTTGCGGTATTAGAGGGGAAACGGTATACTACGGGTGGCTTTGGCTTCTTCGGTGTTTTGAATTATATTTCTCCGGAAGGTGATCCTAGCAGTATGTATGCTTCCTTTATATGTATAGCAGTAGCTATGGTGATCGGCTTTGTACTGACCTTCTTTTTCTGGAATGATGAGAGTCCTGTCATTGAGGAACCCTCAAATGCTTTCTCTAAATTCAAAACAGATAAGGATGTTGTTGTTTCTCCAATAGCTGGAGAGGTTTTGCCTCTTGCATCTGTAAAGGACAGTGCGTTTGCACAGGGTGCACTTGGAAAAGGTGTCTGTATCGTGCCTGCAAATGGTAGAGTAACTGCTCCAATTGACGGTACAATAACAACCTTATTTCATACTCTACATGCTATTGGAATAACCGGGGACAGCGGTGTTGAGGTTTTGATTCATATCGGACTTGATACCGTACAACTTGACGGTAAGGGATTTATTTCTCATGTGAAGCAGGGAGATAAAGTGAAAAAAGGCCAGCTCCTGTTGGATGTCGATATTGATGCGATACAGAAAGCGGGGTTCAGTACAGATACACCGGTTATCATTACAAACAGCAATGATTTATTAGACGTTATTGAGACAGATAGTAAGAATATCAATAACGGCGATGAATTGATTACCGTGCTGTTTTAA
- a CDS encoding family 1 glycosylhydrolase: protein MSFPKDFLWGGATAANQYEGGCLEDGKGLSVADVVTSGTHTQPRRIYWENPVTKETGYTGNGLTSETYFPEGAIPVIADGQNYPSHVATDFYHHYKEDIAYMGEMGFKTFRLSMNWARIFPNGDEEAPNEKGLQFYDHVFDECKKYGIEPLVTLSHYETPLQLSIQYGGWKNRKCIDFFERYAKTVFERYKGKVKYWLTFNEINVMQWSGLYGGGLLDTSEQAKAQGAHNQFVASAKAVKLAHEIDAEMMVGQMLAYQLIYGYTCDPEDQLLAIEKMHATYWFADVQVGGSYPAFKLKEYERKGIVLETEPDDFVLIKNYTADFLSFSCYGSKAFTTHKDVEGSQGGNLLIGVKNPYIETNAWGWGIDPHCLRIALNNLYDRYHKPLWIVENGLGWDDKKDADGRIHDSYRIDYLRKNIKSMDDAINLDGIDLMGYTMWGCVDLVSASTGEIKKRYGFIYVDCDEEGNGTFERSRKDSFYWYKKVIASQGSNLD from the coding sequence ATGAGTTTTCCAAAAGATTTTTTATGGGGTGGCGCAACTGCAGCCAATCAATATGAAGGCGGATGCCTGGAGGATGGAAAAGGTCTTAGTGTGGCAGACGTAGTGACATCCGGTACACATACCCAGCCGCGCCGTATTTACTGGGAAAATCCAGTAACGAAGGAAACTGGATATACAGGAAACGGGTTGACGAGTGAGACCTATTTTCCAGAAGGTGCTATTCCGGTGATTGCTGACGGACAAAATTATCCAAGTCATGTCGCTACCGATTTCTATCATCATTATAAAGAGGATATCGCCTATATGGGAGAAATGGGATTCAAAACATTCCGGTTGAGTATGAACTGGGCGAGAATTTTCCCTAACGGTGATGAGGAAGCTCCAAATGAAAAGGGGCTGCAGTTTTATGATCATGTATTTGATGAGTGCAAAAAGTATGGAATTGAGCCGCTTGTTACACTATCACATTATGAAACACCGCTGCAGCTCTCCATTCAATATGGCGGTTGGAAGAACCGTAAATGTATCGACTTTTTCGAACGCTACGCAAAAACTGTATTTGAACGTTATAAGGGAAAGGTAAAATATTGGCTTACCTTTAATGAAATCAATGTTATGCAGTGGAGTGGATTATATGGCGGAGGTTTACTTGATACCAGTGAACAAGCAAAAGCACAGGGTGCACACAATCAATTTGTCGCAAGTGCAAAGGCAGTAAAGCTCGCTCATGAAATAGACGCGGAAATGATGGTCGGACAGATGCTTGCTTACCAGTTGATTTATGGATATACCTGTGATCCTGAGGATCAACTGCTAGCAATAGAAAAGATGCATGCGACCTATTGGTTTGCTGATGTGCAAGTGGGCGGAAGCTATCCTGCTTTTAAATTAAAGGAATATGAAAGAAAGGGTATTGTATTGGAAACAGAGCCGGATGATTTCGTTCTGATAAAAAACTATACTGCAGATTTTCTCAGTTTTTCATGCTATGGCTCAAAAGCATTCACTACACACAAGGATGTTGAGGGATCTCAGGGGGGGAACCTTCTCATAGGTGTGAAGAATCCATATATTGAAACAAATGCATGGGGATGGGGGATCGATCCGCATTGTCTGCGGATTGCCCTGAATAATTTGTATGACCGTTATCATAAACCATTGTGGATCGTAGAAAACGGTTTAGGATGGGATGATAAGAAAGATGCGGATGGACGTATACATGATTCCTATCGCATTGATTATCTGCGCAAAAATATTAAGTCTATGGATGATGCAATCAATCTTGATGGTATAGACCTGATGGGATATACAATGTGGGGCTGTGTTGATCTGGTTTCTGCGAGTACAGGGGAGATAAAAAAACGTTACGGGTTTATTTATGTTGATTGTGACGAGGAAGGAAACGGAACGTTTGAAAGAAGCCGCAAAGACAGCTTTTACTGGTATAAAAAAGTTATTGCTTCACAGGGAAGTAATCTGGATTAA
- a CDS encoding peptidoglycan-binding protein, translating to MAKVIVYDVYTQALETFFLEENDPMPYVYDRTMLVREFRGSSRSSVLWTTNAAMEAWNATRRAYGAPIPFRYAFKRIWEGGHGKQSQHYAGVSFDVGQALTQTERNRIWNTANNLGVWVYVEPIYMTPTWVHFDKRYGTPACSAGFPVLRNGSRGVYVLILQDALNALGYSTRTLDGVFGNNTRSALVAYQRENGLSADGVAGCGTWTRIVNEVVGIGRTPTVIDP from the coding sequence ATGGCAAAGGTTATTGTTTATGATGTATATACACAGGCACTGGAAACGTTTTTTCTGGAAGAAAACGATCCCATGCCTTATGTATATGACCGCACCATGCTAGTCAGAGAATTCAGAGGATCCTCGCGCTCCAGTGTTCTCTGGACAACGAATGCCGCAATGGAAGCATGGAATGCCACACGCAGAGCCTATGGAGCTCCGATACCATTCCGCTATGCATTCAAGCGTATCTGGGAAGGCGGACACGGAAAACAGTCACAGCATTATGCAGGTGTCTCCTTCGATGTGGGACAGGCGCTGACACAAACAGAGAGAAACAGAATTTGGAATACGGCAAATAATCTGGGTGTATGGGTCTATGTGGAACCTATTTATATGACACCGACCTGGGTACACTTTGACAAGCGGTATGGCACACCGGCATGCAGCGCAGGCTTTCCAGTACTGCGAAACGGCAGTCGCGGTGTTTACGTTTTGATTCTACAGGATGCATTGAATGCATTAGGGTACAGTACCCGTACACTGGACGGTGTGTTTGGCAATAATACCCGTAGTGCTCTAGTAGCTTATCAAAGAGAAAACGGACTCAGTGCGGATGGTGTAGCAGGATGTGGAACCTGGACGAGAATTGTGAATGAGGTAGTAGGAATCGGAAGAACCCCGACAGTTATTGATCCTTAA